The Mesomycoplasma ovipneumoniae genome window below encodes:
- a CDS encoding ABC transporter ATP-binding protein, producing the protein MSNWALDVKNLTKIYPKSEKGAKNVTFKVKKNTIHAFIGENGAGKTTVIKCIVDAYQNFSGTILINNFSNKLPEAKKFIGYVPENSIFPPELNSYEFLYEFGLMSKMNSKLVKEKIDYYLKLLKIEDLAKLKPFNFSSGQKRKIMLVQSLIHDPELIIFDEPFSNLDPSARAEFLAIIKILHKQGKTIFLSSHNLQEIDSLIDSLTLINKGQIYYCGQKTENLQKMYQKYILKTGTTK; encoded by the coding sequence ATGTCAAATTGAGCTTTGGATGTTAAAAATTTAACAAAAATCTATCCTAAATCCGAAAAAGGTGCAAAAAATGTCACTTTTAAGGTCAAAAAAAACACAATTCATGCCTTTATTGGTGAAAACGGAGCTGGAAAAACAACTGTTATTAAGTGTATTGTCGATGCATACCAAAATTTTTCAGGAACAATTCTTATTAATAATTTTTCAAATAAATTGCCAGAAGCAAAAAAATTTATTGGTTATGTTCCGGAAAATTCAATTTTTCCTCCCGAACTAAATTCATACGAATTTTTGTATGAATTTGGACTAATGTCAAAAATGAACTCTAAGTTAGTAAAGGAAAAAATTGATTATTATTTAAAACTGTTAAAAATTGAAGATTTAGCAAAATTAAAGCCATTTAACTTTTCTTCAGGTCAAAAGCGAAAAATTATGCTTGTTCAGTCTTTAATTCATGATCCAGAACTAATAATATTTGACGAACCTTTTTCAAACTTAGACCCTTCAGCGCGGGCTGAATTTTTAGCAATTATTAAAATTTTACACAAACAAGGAAAAACAATTTTCCTTTCAAGTCATAATTTGCAAGAAATTGATTCTTTGATTGATAGTTTAACACTAATAAATAAGGGACAAATTTACTATTGTGGTCAAAAAACGGAAAATTTGCAAAAAATGTACCAAAAATATATATTAAAAACGGGGACTACTAAATAA
- a CDS encoding ABC transporter permease, whose protein sequence is MLSLITKFYATETNFSLFSFITLFINLSLTIIISSYMFLSIFKDLATQSLDIITFTKPYSRQYFIATKILFLTFFGLIWSVFIDILLIGFYLINYSFFDQVNSPLLFGFLSPFFSFIIFGGITVIVSHKFSSKSSLAIAIFSFSPFILIGSTTAFNSTSSINRFAEILNLEHKGYDSNTIADVEKFYLNDKQDRFFIIPKQVDNPNFTDRQINYIQQAWNDSSAAAQIWQVASYLLIPYQLINIFEPKDRDAIENAAGNQDSFLKNYIYSNNLESKEKNYLLSTVPSLQRYKLSNNQEVILVPGALKNDSHFEDLENREIIYANEDASNFEKILPQDSQTFGLTSDLVGKLKWNLIKEVVSSKVFDKYARTFFESFTEENTQKDILEKISAAISTDKELLDLVDEQTVVLAKNPDITQIENQVQRKIYLATSLIYWLYFNKQNSFVLDNLLKNDKNSFDPAPFFVKIDQQNYQIGGFSSFSAEQRLVDNKVIKRFNLAKSNNFLFQPVLQIMEIKSNHHVVIKNFYPLIWAFISIILVYFIFRIYTRKDYK, encoded by the coding sequence ATGTTGTCCTTAATTACAAAATTTTACGCAACTGAGACAAATTTTAGTCTTTTTTCATTTATAACCCTTTTTATAAATCTTTCATTAACGATAATTATATCATCCTATATGTTTTTATCTATTTTTAAAGATTTAGCAACTCAAAGTCTTGATATAATAACTTTCACAAAACCATATTCTCGTCAATATTTTATTGCGACAAAAATCTTGTTTTTAACATTTTTTGGACTTATTTGGTCAGTTTTTATTGACATTTTATTAATAGGATTTTATTTAATTAATTATTCATTCTTTGACCAAGTTAACTCTCCTTTATTATTTGGTTTTTTATCGCCATTTTTTTCATTTATTATTTTTGGTGGAATTACAGTAATTGTTAGTCACAAATTTAGTTCAAAATCATCGCTTGCTATCGCTATTTTTTCGTTTTCACCTTTTATTTTAATTGGTTCAACAACAGCTTTTAATTCAACTTCAAGCATTAACAGATTTGCTGAAATTCTTAATTTAGAACATAAAGGTTATGATTCAAATACAATTGCTGATGTCGAAAAATTTTACCTAAATGATAAACAAGATCGTTTTTTTATAATTCCAAAACAAGTTGACAACCCTAATTTTACCGATCGACAAATAAATTATATTCAACAAGCATGAAATGATTCTTCAGCTGCAGCCCAAATCTGGCAAGTAGCTTCTTATTTATTAATTCCTTATCAATTAATTAATATCTTTGAACCAAAAGACCGTGATGCAATTGAAAATGCTGCCGGAAATCAGGATAGTTTTCTGAAAAATTACATTTATTCAAACAATTTAGAATCAAAAGAAAAAAATTATCTTCTCTCAACAGTCCCAAGTCTACAAAGATACAAACTTTCAAATAATCAAGAGGTAATTTTAGTTCCTGGGGCTCTTAAAAATGATTCGCATTTTGAGGATCTTGAAAATCGAGAAATAATTTATGCTAATGAAGATGCTTCCAATTTTGAAAAAATACTTCCACAAGACTCACAAACTTTTGGGCTTACATCTGATCTTGTTGGTAAATTAAAGTGAAATTTAATAAAAGAAGTTGTTTCATCTAAGGTTTTTGACAAATACGCGCGCACATTTTTTGAAAGCTTTACAGAAGAAAATACCCAAAAAGATATTCTTGAAAAAATTTCTGCGGCAATTTCAACTGATAAAGAACTTTTAGATTTAGTTGATGAACAAACTGTTGTTCTTGCGAAAAATCCTGACATAACACAAATTGAAAACCAAGTTCAAAGAAAAATATATTTGGCTACCTCATTGATTTATTGACTTTATTTTAATAAACAAAATAGCTTTGTTCTTGATAATTTATTAAAAAATGACAAAAATAGTTTTGATCCAGCTCCATTTTTTGTCAAAATTGACCAACAAAATTATCAAATCGGCGGATTTTCTTCATTTAGCGCCGAACAAAGACTAGTTGATAACAAAGTGATAAAAAGATTTAATTTAGCAAAAAGCAACAACTTTTTATTCCAACCAGTTTTACAAATTATGGAAATAAAATCTAATCATCACGTTGTAATCAAAAATTTTTACCCGCTAATTTGAGCATTTATTTCAATAATTTTAGTTTATTTTATCTTTCGAATTTATACTAGAAAGGATTATAAATAA
- a CDS encoding lactate dehydrogenase → MIIALIGVTNTSVNLIYNLVLAKTNVDFLLIDENFIKTNQIIKELNLIIKHGGYKNKIFLEDYASLEKANILIIDPNQNLVPGMSLVDLALENSEKIYKIGYLVRHSNFNGIAFVLGYNNSILCKIFSFASGLIGKKVFGIGPNLENMHANLFLNGLNLNIAKDNDFLVLGDHGHSFLIDSNIEKNDTNIDKISKIDDYVSQTNAEIIENLIRKTPHSRLLGLIMSKILLDILNKSQNFHLLNCWVESFYNIRDDFFSLPVKIDIFGQVKIKDIKLTQADREKLVKFIWEKNKLLDLTNKYLSQ, encoded by the coding sequence ATGATTATAGCACTTATCGGAGTGACAAACACTAGCGTAAATTTAATTTATAACTTGGTTTTGGCAAAAACAAATGTTGATTTTTTACTAATTGACGAAAATTTTATAAAGACAAATCAAATTATTAAGGAATTAAATCTAATAATAAAACACGGCGGATACAAAAATAAAATATTTTTGGAAGATTATGCGTCCCTGGAAAAAGCCAATATTTTGATAATTGATCCAAATCAAAATTTAGTTCCTGGAATGAGTCTGGTTGATCTTGCGCTTGAAAATTCAGAAAAAATTTATAAAATTGGTTATTTAGTTCGACACTCTAATTTTAACGGAATTGCTTTTGTCTTAGGTTATAACAATTCAATTTTATGTAAAATTTTTAGTTTTGCTAGCGGGCTTATTGGCAAAAAAGTATTTGGAATTGGTCCTAATTTAGAAAACATGCATGCAAATTTATTTCTTAATGGTTTAAATTTAAACATTGCAAAAGATAATGATTTTTTAGTATTAGGCGATCATGGCCATTCATTTTTGATTGATTCCAATATTGAAAAAAACGACACTAACATTGATAAAATCAGCAAAATTGATGATTATGTCAGCCAAACAAACGCTGAAATAATCGAAAATTTAATAAGAAAGACGCCACACAGCCGACTTCTAGGACTAATTATGTCCAAAATTTTGCTTGATATTTTAAATAAGAGTCAAAATTTTCACCTTTTAAATTGCTGAGTTGAATCTTTTTATAATATTAGAGATGATTTTTTTTCTCTGCCTGTAAAAATCGATATTTTTGGACAAGTTAAAATAAAAGATATTAAATTAACTCAAGCAGACCGCGAAAAATTAGTTAAATTTATTTGGGAAAAAAATAAACTTTTAGACTTAACTAATAAGTATTTGAGTCAATAA
- the ptsP gene encoding phosphoenolpyruvate--protein phosphotransferase — MSKFHSYKFKGIGASSGISIAKVFKLTEQKIEISDAKITDIDAEIKIFQDGVQKSVEQIEKIKKLATKLAEEELEILDAHILIATDPVLEDDTINMIKSGYSAAYSLKETAKNHTNFLLETGDEYLMGRAIDIKDASQRIIKNILNLEIIDLSAIDEDVIIVADDLKPSDTAQLNEYVKGFATNIGSKTSHSAIMARSLEIPAILGIGDILEKVEHGDILAINGDLGQGILNPNESEIKEFEILKQEYENEKAKLQDYLNKESKSADGKKVVIAANIGSVDDSHAAKKVNADEIGLFRSEFLYMDNQNWPTEDEQFFSYKSVLETQNPKKVVVRTLDIGGDKTLKYFDFAKEMNPFLGYRAIRLSLDKTDIFKTQLRALVRASEFGNLAIMFPMVATLDEFFAAKAIFEQVYQEVSQENPKVAKREDIKIGIMIEIPISAIHADQFAKYVDFFSIGTNDLIQYSFAADRMNEKVAYLYQTLNPGLLKLIKMTIDAAHKHEKWVGMCGEMAGDINAVPLLLGLGLDEFSVSTSSVLKVKKLISELNYEQMVKIANEALQFDTESEVVKYLESLDLIRHK, encoded by the coding sequence ATGTCAAAATTTCACTCATATAAATTTAAAGGAATTGGCGCTTCTAGCGGAATATCAATAGCAAAAGTTTTTAAACTTACTGAACAAAAAATTGAAATTAGTGATGCAAAAATAACTGATATTGATGCTGAAATCAAAATTTTTCAAGACGGAGTGCAAAAATCTGTCGAACAAATTGAAAAAATTAAAAAATTAGCAACTAAACTTGCTGAAGAAGAACTTGAAATTCTTGATGCTCATATTTTAATTGCAACTGATCCGGTTTTGGAAGATGACACAATAAATATGATAAAAAGTGGATATTCAGCTGCATATTCCCTAAAAGAAACAGCAAAAAATCATACTAATTTTTTACTTGAAACTGGTGATGAATATTTAATGGGTAGAGCCATTGATATTAAAGATGCTTCACAAAGAATAATAAAAAACATCCTAAATTTGGAAATAATTGATCTTAGCGCAATTGATGAAGATGTAATTATTGTTGCTGATGATTTAAAACCTTCTGACACCGCGCAATTAAATGAATATGTTAAAGGTTTTGCGACAAATATTGGTTCAAAAACATCTCACTCTGCAATAATGGCACGAAGCTTGGAAATTCCGGCAATTTTAGGAATTGGTGATATTCTTGAAAAAGTTGAGCATGGTGATATTTTAGCAATTAATGGTGATCTCGGACAAGGAATTCTTAACCCAAACGAAAGTGAAATTAAAGAATTTGAAATTTTAAAACAAGAATACGAAAATGAAAAAGCAAAACTCCAAGACTATTTAAATAAAGAATCAAAAAGTGCTGACGGAAAAAAAGTTGTAATTGCTGCAAATATTGGTTCAGTTGATGATTCACATGCTGCAAAAAAAGTAAATGCTGATGAAATTGGTCTTTTCCGCTCTGAATTTTTATATATGGACAACCAAAATTGGCCAACTGAGGATGAACAGTTTTTCAGCTATAAAAGTGTACTTGAAACACAAAATCCTAAAAAAGTTGTTGTCAGAACGCTTGATATAGGTGGTGATAAAACCTTAAAATACTTTGATTTTGCAAAAGAAATGAACCCTTTTTTAGGATATCGGGCAATTCGTTTGTCACTTGATAAAACCGATATTTTTAAAACTCAACTTCGGGCATTAGTTCGGGCATCTGAATTTGGAAATTTAGCAATTATGTTTCCAATGGTTGCAACTCTTGATGAATTTTTTGCAGCAAAAGCTATTTTTGAGCAAGTTTATCAAGAAGTTAGTCAAGAAAATCCGAAAGTTGCAAAACGTGAAGATATAAAAATTGGTATTATGATTGAAATTCCAATTTCAGCAATTCATGCTGATCAATTTGCAAAATATGTTGACTTTTTCTCAATAGGAACTAACGATTTAATTCAATATTCCTTTGCTGCTGATCGAATGAATGAAAAAGTTGCCTATTTATACCAAACTTTAAATCCTGGACTTTTAAAATTAATCAAAATGACAATTGATGCAGCTCATAAACACGAAAAATGAGTTGGAATGTGTGGTGAAATGGCCGGTGATATCAATGCTGTTCCACTTTTATTAGGTCTTGGTCTTGATGAATTTTCAGTTTCAACAAGTAGCGTTTTAAAAGTAAAGAAACTAATTTCTGAACTAAATTACGAACAAATGGTTAAAATTGCAAATGAAGCATTGCAATTTGATACCGAAAGTGAAGTAGTAAAATATCTTGAATCTTTAGATTTAATAAGACATAAATAA
- the nadE gene encoding NAD(+) synthase — protein sequence MKNKEQTNNYINYIIEWIRQEVKKANKKGVIFGISGGVDSALVAFLGKKAFPNSHLGLIMPIRDMSSDKTDIDQLVKKFEISTKEINLSSAFENLKDLFSLKNQLANYNIQPRLRMISLYAFAQELDYLVLGTDNFSEMYLGYFTKYGDGGVDLLPIVNLTKMEVYQISAQIGIPESIIQKSPSANLWDNQKDEDELGFTYKDLDLFFTDPNLVSDQVREKIEKLHNLSAHKRNPVPRPAKKLGDF from the coding sequence ATGAAAAATAAAGAACAAACAAATAATTATATAAATTATATTATAGAATGAATTCGCCAAGAAGTAAAAAAAGCAAATAAAAAAGGCGTGATTTTTGGTATTTCTGGTGGAGTTGACTCTGCACTTGTTGCGTTTTTAGGGAAAAAAGCTTTCCCTAATTCACATTTAGGTCTTATTATGCCGATTCGTGATATGAGCAGCGATAAAACTGATATTGACCAATTAGTCAAAAAATTTGAAATTTCCACTAAGGAAATTAACTTAAGTTCAGCTTTTGAGAACTTAAAAGACTTGTTTAGTCTTAAAAACCAACTGGCAAATTACAATATCCAACCTCGCCTTCGGATGATTAGTTTATATGCTTTTGCCCAAGAATTGGACTATTTAGTTCTTGGAACTGATAATTTTTCCGAAATGTATCTTGGCTATTTTACAAAATACGGTGATGGTGGCGTGGATTTATTGCCAATTGTTAATTTGACAAAAATGGAAGTTTATCAAATTAGTGCGCAAATTGGAATTCCCGAATCAATAATTCAAAAATCCCCAAGCGCAAATCTTTGAGATAACCAAAAAGATGAAGATGAATTAGGATTTACTTATAAAGATTTAGATCTATTTTTTACAGATCCAAATTTAGTTAGTGATCAAGTAAGAGAAAAAATTGAAAAATTACACAATTTAAGCGCCCACAAACGTAATCCAGTGCCAAGACCTGCAAAAAAATTAGGAGATTTTTAA
- a CDS encoding YebC/PmpR family DNA-binding transcriptional regulator, with translation MAGHSKWANIKHRKGAQDALKAKIFNKFSKEIMVSVAKGGPDPNSNPALRLIISKARAKSMPKANIEKAIAKGQGATGEGQTFKEIIYSGTLSNGISVIVTILTDNVNRSVSSLQALFRRANGQIGKQNSIPYLFEQKGYLEIDKTDQLNGDDLMMFVLENGGDDFQEDEESYLIYCEPRAIQDLKSAIENNFSVNFSAVEISYFPNSWVELNQESTEKILNQIDNFLEDDDIQNVYHNLKV, from the coding sequence ATGGCTGGTCATTCAAAATGAGCTAACATAAAGCACCGAAAAGGTGCCCAAGACGCCCTAAAAGCAAAAATTTTTAACAAATTTTCCAAAGAAATTATGGTCTCAGTAGCAAAAGGCGGACCTGATCCTAATTCTAATCCAGCTTTAAGACTAATTATTTCTAAAGCACGGGCAAAATCAATGCCAAAAGCAAACATTGAAAAAGCAATTGCCAAGGGTCAAGGGGCAACTGGCGAAGGTCAAACTTTTAAAGAAATAATTTATTCTGGAACTTTATCAAACGGAATTAGTGTAATTGTCACAATTTTGACTGATAATGTTAATCGATCAGTTTCTTCACTTCAAGCGCTTTTCCGCCGTGCAAATGGGCAAATTGGAAAACAAAACTCAATCCCTTATTTATTTGAACAAAAAGGTTATCTTGAAATTGACAAAACTGATCAATTAAATGGCGATGATCTTATGATGTTTGTTCTTGAAAATGGTGGTGATGATTTTCAAGAAGATGAAGAAAGTTACTTGATTTATTGTGAACCGCGGGCAATTCAGGACTTAAAATCAGCGATTGAAAACAATTTTAGTGTAAATTTTAGCGCTGTTGAAATTAGTTATTTCCCTAATTCTTGAGTTGAACTTAATCAAGAAAGTACTGAAAAAATACTAAATCAAATTGATAATTTTCTTGAAGATGATGATATTCAAAATGTTTATCACAATTTAAAAGTTTAG
- a CDS encoding Mhp366/Mhp367 family surface (lipo)protein: protein MKSKFFKSLAPLLFVNFFIVSCANVIPLQHRKNNDESAKNQVITEKNDSKNQILPKLGTPNNDLVQIDENLSPIGNIKTINDLNNDLSLTNENNNDVVENYAPKNNHNLANSSISTIQNPFLDKAQIENLNLFSLKSLVKSNQPKPKPKPKPEPKIEPKLEPILEQNPVVRSEINQLVEDLPIKKIPIINDKLDISKLSDYDNKSAQQIGFDLNYRVPANTFSYQPFIIKSNVIKQENDKHFLGEKNENLNIYLLDKINTGSVSENENVKQTNFGYLNPRFRWNYFKPDYFGFRSLDYSDQRYKDIFQRNVRFSTGTAILLDSHEGESAFLTNNHVLYINKKPFWETMAFPLMRFYYNDKVNSLGSLASSGILSLFWIKTEYDRQVQELRTRHDRIPRSQLIYIDPITQEKLTKFNIDLHKRYFREEQKFDNFGKDVAIFYFNHAKFREDIKGIFDFYQEHKRWLLSSFRYSNGETIENDITRFDSQFKIFSNFWDHVQQFPPLKISEKSWKDGEIDYTTKIGGFWPQFAFSKNMFKGVYIKNGAPNFFVTNGPGASGSGVYNTNGELIFMNQLITVTKNQKNLYYDQNNLTSHMTTGILFRNDKIDLVSEIKKFYYDKK from the coding sequence ATGAAATCTAAATTTTTCAAATCTTTAGCTCCTTTGCTTTTTGTTAATTTTTTTATAGTTTCATGCGCTAATGTTATACCTTTGCAGCATAGAAAAAATAATGATGAAAGTGCTAAAAATCAAGTCATTACTGAAAAAAATGACTCAAAAAATCAAATTTTACCAAAATTAGGAACTCCAAACAATGATTTGGTGCAAATTGATGAAAATTTGAGCCCAATTGGAAATATCAAAACTATAAATGATTTAAATAATGATTTGTCATTAACCAATGAAAATAATAATGATGTCGTTGAAAATTATGCTCCTAAAAATAATCATAATTTAGCAAATTCATCAATATCAACAATTCAAAACCCGTTTTTAGATAAAGCTCAAATTGAAAATTTGAATCTTTTTTCTTTAAAATCTTTAGTCAAATCAAATCAACCAAAGCCAAAGCCTAAACCAAAACCTGAGCCCAAAATTGAACCTAAACTTGAGCCTATACTTGAACAAAATCCGGTGGTAAGATCAGAAATAAACCAACTTGTTGAAGATTTACCTATTAAAAAAATACCGATAATAAATGATAAGTTAGATATTTCGAAACTAAGTGATTATGACAACAAGTCCGCACAACAAATCGGATTTGATTTAAATTATAGAGTTCCAGCTAATACTTTTTCATATCAACCTTTTATCATAAAATCAAATGTCATAAAACAAGAAAATGACAAACATTTTCTTGGCGAAAAAAATGAAAACTTGAATATTTATCTACTTGATAAAATAAATACAGGTAGTGTTTCTGAAAACGAAAATGTAAAGCAAACTAATTTCGGTTACTTAAATCCTCGTTTCCGATGAAACTATTTTAAACCAGATTATTTTGGTTTTAGATCGCTTGACTATTCAGATCAAAGATACAAAGATATTTTCCAGAGAAATGTAAGATTTTCAACCGGAACAGCTATATTGCTTGATTCTCACGAAGGTGAAAGTGCTTTTTTAACAAATAATCATGTTCTATATATTAATAAAAAACCATTTTGAGAAACTATGGCCTTTCCTTTAATGCGTTTTTATTATAATGATAAGGTTAACAGTCTTGGTTCTTTGGCTAGTTCTGGAATATTAAGTTTATTTTGAATAAAAACTGAATATGATAGACAAGTTCAAGAATTAAGGACAAGACATGATCGAATTCCAAGAAGTCAGTTAATTTATATTGACCCAATTACGCAAGAAAAATTAACCAAATTTAACATTGATTTGCACAAAAGATATTTTCGAGAAGAACAAAAATTTGATAATTTTGGCAAAGATGTAGCAATATTTTACTTTAACCATGCTAAATTTAGAGAAGATATTAAAGGTATATTTGATTTTTACCAAGAGCATAAAAGATGGCTTTTATCATCATTTCGTTATTCAAATGGTGAAACCATTGAAAACGATATCACTAGATTTGATAGTCAATTTAAAATATTTTCTAATTTCTGAGATCATGTTCAACAGTTTCCACCGCTAAAAATTAGTGAAAAATCATGAAAAGACGGCGAAATTGACTATACAACTAAAATTGGTGGCTTTTGACCTCAGTTTGCATTTTCAAAAAATATGTTTAAAGGCGTTTATATTAAAAACGGTGCCCCTAATTTTTTTGTAACAAACGGTCCTGGTGCTTCTGGTTCTGGTGTTTATAACACAAATGGCGAATTAATTTTCATGAATCAGTTAATTACCGTAACAAAAAATCAAAAAAATCTTTATTATGACCAAAATAATTTAACATCACATATGACTACAGGAATTTTATTTCGTAATGATAAAATCGATTTAGTATCAGAAATTAAAAAATTTTATTATGATAAAAAATAA
- a CDS encoding DUF3899 domain-containing protein — translation MAFVQKKVWYDIVSILGLLSISISVLATVLRLGLFSSFSVSYHKWRIQSQNRMLEKRGFKPVSPKIDYNFVKQKQKELSILPIFLGFVVGFVLLIISLPFLIINS, via the coding sequence ATGGCCTTTGTTCAAAAAAAAGTTTGATATGATATAGTTTCAATTTTGGGACTTTTATCAATTTCAATTTCAGTTCTTGCAACGGTGTTAAGACTTGGTTTATTTAGTAGTTTTTCAGTTTCCTACCATAAATGGCGAATTCAATCCCAAAATAGGATGTTAGAAAAACGAGGATTTAAACCTGTTAGTCCAAAAATTGATTATAATTTTGTTAAGCAAAAACAAAAAGAACTATCTATTCTGCCAATTTTTCTGGGATTTGTTGTTGGTTTTGTGCTTTTAATTATCAGTTTACCGTTTCTAATTATTAACTCTTAA